Part of the Quercus robur chromosome 5, dhQueRobu3.1, whole genome shotgun sequence genome, ttaaaaaaaaaaaaaaaaaaacacggaGCCAGCATTCAGTTTAGTGTGAAAATAATTGGATGTAGatgcattaaaaaaagaaaaagaaaaaaagaggtaaaCTTTAGTCTATATTCTTTACCCTATATtcaatttagtgtaaaaaatatgaccaaatgaaaagtttaggaaaaaaaaaaaaaaaagaaacttaaaaGTCAAAAGTCAAAGTCACCGTAGTTGTCCGAGACAGAGAGAGCACAAAAATTGGGGTACAGTATACAGTAGCAGATTAATGTTTAAGTCTGCGACCTTGACCTCCCAGATAGAAAGTTCAAAGGCAGGGCTGATGTGATGAGTACCGATTCGATCATCTCTAGTTAATCAAATTCACCAGACAGAGgagtttcattttcattttatgtaAGGCTGCCTCCAATTCCAATTCCATCTGTAGTTAGTTCAGTTTAGTTTAGTCTGCATGATCATGATTGTTTCTATATTCGACAATTTAAggttgatttattattattaaacttCTGCTTTTCTTTGCTTTGCTTCCTCCTTTATCTGGATGCTTTTCTTTCTGCCTATTTTTTCTTGCCCATCTCATCTCTACAAGTTTAATTATAGatgtttgatttcattttcttttttctctgccTCTTGATTTAGAGaacattattaatttttttttaaaaaataatgcttTCTTTCTAGTTTTGGAGAAGTGGGTTTGAAGTAATTATTAATCATTCCACCATTTCTTTGCAAACTTCTTTCTTGAGGAGATTGaatggagaggagagagaagcaGAGAATTGAAAGAGCAGAGAGagtgaaaaggagagagaggcagagaaatTACAGTGACAAAGACGATGACTTTTTTGATTCTCTACCGGACTCTCTCCTCATCCACATCCTCTCCTATCTCCCAACTCGAGACTCCATCATCACAAGCACTTTGTCAAGAAGGTGGAGGTATCTCTGGACTCTCATCCCATTCGACTTCTCCAAGTCCAAGGGCCTGCCAACGGCTGTTGTCGTCAACTTGAATCAGGGTTCTGCTGTCAACTCCATGGATTTTCATCCATCCCAACAAACTTTGCTTCTTGGTAAGCTCTTGCTGCTGCTCATACATCTTCAATTTTTGTTCTATGAGGTTGTTTAAGCTAAAATTTCTTCTATTATGTGTTTTATGTTCTATCAAATTCAGCTGGAACAAATATTGGTGATATCACAATTTGGGATGTTGGATGGAGGGAGAGGCTTGTTTCTCAAAGCTTCAATGTTTGGGACGTTGAATCATGTTCAATGGCCTTGCAGGTTTAACAGATATCTAcacaaacttatttttaattttttaagttggaCAATAACAATTCGCTCTAGGAAAACATATGAGGCTAATAATCTCTATGTCACTTGATGATAGGCATTGTTGGCTAGTGATTATACTGCATCTGTAAACCGTGTGATGTGGAGTCCTGATGGTGCGCTTTTTGGTATGTTACTTTGAggggatttattttttttattttttatttttaaattaccttttatcccaaaagtttaagataTTATTGAGAAACAATTTGCATCTCTGATGATCTTTCTTGCTTTCCATTTCAGGGGTTGCATATTCGAAACATATAGTGCAAATATATTCCTATCATGGTGGTCATGATTTGCGGAACCACCTGGaggtttgtttatatatatacatatgcatGCTCTTACACACAACTGCGTatttacatacatacatacatacatacatgtgtgtgtgtgttcttaCTTAGTTTTTAGTGATTATTGAAATATAATACTTACTGGTTCTTTCTGCCCCTGTTGTTAATAATTGTTTATCtgccatgattttttttttttttttttttttccagattgaCGCTCATGTCGGTAAGGTTAATGATCTTAGCTTTTCACATCCAAACAGACAACTCTGCATCATAACTTGTGGAGAGGACAAGACTATTAAGGTTTAACTTTACTTGGCATATTATTTCATTGTAATAATGAGGCTGGACTGCATTGTGAAAGACTGAAAGTTCATTTCTGTGCAGGTGTGGGATGCTGTCACTGGTAATAGGCAGTACAGGTTTGAAGGGCATGAAGCACCAGTTTACTCCGTGTGCCCTCATCATAAGGAAAACATTCAGGTATTTAGTTGTTTTATTTGCACTTTTTCTAGT contains:
- the LOC126725762 gene encoding topless-related protein 4-like isoform X1; the protein is MERREKQRIERAERVKRRERQRNYSDKDDDFFDSLPDSLLIHILSYLPTRDSIITSTLSRRWRYLWTLIPFDFSKSKGLPTAVVVNLNQGSAVNSMDFHPSQQTLLLAGTNIGDITIWDVGWRERLVSQSFNVWDVESCSMALQALLASDYTASVNRVMWSPDGALFGVAYSKHIVQIYSYHGGHDLRNHLEIDAHVGKVNDLSFSHPNRQLCIITCGEDKTIKVWDAVTGNRQYRFEGHEAPVYSVCPHHKENIQFIFSADINGKIKAWLYDNLGSRIDCDAPGQSCTTMAYSSDRTRLFSCGTSEEGESYFAE
- the LOC126725762 gene encoding topless-related protein 4-like isoform X2, yielding MERREKQRIERAERVKRRERQRNYSDKDDDFFDSLPDSLLIHILSYLPTRDSIITSTLSRRWRYLWTLIPFDFSKSKGLPTAVVVNLNQGSAVNSMDFHPSQQTLLLAGTNIGDITIWDVGWRERLVSQSFNVWDVESCSMALQALLASDYTASVNRVMWSPDGALFGVAYSKHIVQIYSYHGGHDLRNHLEIDAHVGKVNDLSFSHPNRQLCIITCGEDKTIKGWDAVTGNKLCMFVGYEVLVYSMFPHHKENIQFIFSADINGKIKAWLYDNLGSRIDCDAPGQSCTTMAYSSDRTRLFSCGTSEEGESYFAE
- the LOC126725762 gene encoding topless-related protein 4-like isoform X5, whose amino-acid sequence is MERREKQRIERAERVKRRERQRNYSDKDDDFFDSLPDSLLIHILSYLPTRDSIITSTLSRRWRYLWTLIPFDFSKSKGLPTAVVVNLNQGSAVNSMDFHPSQQTLLLAGTNIGDITIWDVGWRERLVSQSFNVWDVESCSMALQALLASDYTASVNRVMWSPDGALFGVAYSKHIVQIYSYHGGHDLRNHLEIDAHVGKVNDLSFSHPNRQLCIITCGEDKTIKGWDAVTGNKLCMFVGYEVLVYSMFPHHKENIQRGLMH
- the LOC126725762 gene encoding topless-related protein 4-like isoform X4, translating into MERREKQRIERAERVKRRERQRNYSDKDDDFFDSLPDSLLIHILSYLPTRDSIITSTLSRRWRYLWTLIPFDFSKSKGLPTAVVVNLNQGSAVNSMDFHPSQQTLLLAGTNIGDITIWDVGWRERLVSQSFNVWDVESCSMALQALLASDYTASVNRVMWSPDGALFGVAYSKHIVQIYSYHGGHDLRNHLEIDAHVGKVNDLSFSHPNRQLCIITCGEDKTIKVWDAVTGNRQYRFEGHEAPVYSVCPHHKENIQPPSPQPFGFSCCVDLV
- the LOC126725762 gene encoding topless-related protein 4-like isoform X3, whose protein sequence is MERREKQRIERAERVKRRERQRNYSDKDDDFFDSLPDSLLIHILSYLPTRDSIITSTLSRRWRYLWTLIPFDFSKSKGLPTAVVVNLNQGSAVNSMDFHPSQQTLLLAGTNIGDITIWDVGWRERLVSQSFNVWDVESCSMALQALLASDYTASVNRVMWSPDGALFGVAYSKHIVQIYSYHGGHDLRNHLEIDAHVGKVNDLSFSHPNRQLCIITCGEDKTIKVWDAVTGNRQYRFEGHEAPVYSVCPHHKENIQGCHLPTAPLPPTLWLLLLCGSGLDH